Proteins co-encoded in one Armatimonadota bacterium genomic window:
- a CDS encoding DUF1559 domain-containing protein: protein MRCKGFTLIELLVVIAIIAILAAILFPVFARAREKARMASCSSNLKQIALGALMYGQDNDEIYVGWNQGASCNAPGGSWPEHVIFPYVKNNQLFICPSKIFTGRTTCSYWSSWANAMNLNSSYGWNCRGLGNGRGTEMSKVQKPAELFWAADGGNPWRPWKRNPVGCGAGYTSDATEPHNEGRNIAFVDGHVKWMKSSKAYAVDKATMDTYLPWANANSYPPGW from the coding sequence ATGAGGTGCAAGGGGTTCACACTGATTGAGCTGCTCGTGGTTATCGCGATCATCGCGATCCTGGCCGCCATTCTGTTCCCCGTGTTCGCGCGGGCCAGGGAAAAAGCTCGGATGGCAAGCTGTTCAAGCAACCTGAAGCAGATCGCTCTGGGGGCGCTGATGTACGGTCAGGACAATGACGAGATCTACGTGGGTTGGAATCAGGGCGCGAGCTGCAACGCTCCGGGAGGGTCGTGGCCGGAGCACGTGATCTTCCCGTACGTGAAGAATAATCAGTTGTTCATCTGCCCCAGCAAGATTTTCACGGGACGCACCACCTGCTCCTATTGGTCCTCATGGGCCAATGCAATGAACCTCAACAGCAGCTATGGCTGGAACTGCCGGGGTCTGGGCAATGGCCGCGGCACAGAGATGTCCAAGGTTCAAAAGCCCGCGGAACTGTTCTGGGCGGCGGATGGCGGCAATCCGTGGCGGCCCTGGAAGCGGAACCCGGTGGGATGCGGCGCGGGGTACACCTCGGACGCCACCGAGCCCCACAATGAGGGCCGCAACATTGCCTTCGTGGATGGGCACGTGAAGTGGATGAAGTCCAGCAAGGCGTACGCTGTAGACAAGGCGACCATGGACACCTATCTGCCCTGGGCGAACGCGAACTCCTACCCTCCGGGCTGGTAG
- a CDS encoding tyrosine-type recombinase/integrase, which translates to MQTLENTDLAILPSNSAELLIPTQFPPDRNPALVYLAALAPSGRRAVEGRLKLIANLLGHERFDALPWHLLRYQHVAAIRAKLVDIGQAPATVNLALSALRGVAKAAFNLELITAEEYQRLRNVPTVKGDRLPAGRHVAPGELVALLDVCARDAGPAGVRDAAIIGLMYAAGGMRRSEIVGLDRADYDASTGELRVRGKGSKERLVYVDNGARDALEDWLLVRGDEPGPLMVPINKGGALQWRRMTDQAVYGILRKRAGQAVVEQVSPHDLRRSFVSDLLDAGADISTVAKLAGHANVQTTARYDRRGEEAKRKAAALLHVPYRRKG; encoded by the coding sequence ATGCAGACCCTGGAAAACACCGATCTCGCCATCCTCCCATCCAATTCCGCCGAACTCCTCATCCCCACGCAATTCCCGCCCGATCGCAATCCCGCCCTTGTCTATCTCGCCGCACTCGCGCCCTCCGGAAGGCGCGCCGTGGAAGGACGCCTCAAACTCATCGCAAACCTGCTCGGGCATGAGCGTTTCGATGCCCTCCCCTGGCACCTGCTGCGGTATCAGCATGTGGCTGCGATCCGCGCGAAACTCGTGGACATCGGCCAGGCGCCGGCCACGGTGAACCTCGCCCTGTCCGCATTGCGCGGGGTGGCGAAAGCCGCCTTCAACCTGGAGCTGATCACCGCCGAGGAGTACCAGCGCCTGCGCAATGTGCCCACTGTGAAAGGCGATCGGCTCCCGGCCGGGCGGCATGTGGCCCCCGGGGAGCTGGTAGCCTTGCTGGATGTGTGCGCGCGGGATGCCGGCCCTGCGGGGGTGCGGGACGCGGCGATTATCGGGCTCATGTATGCCGCCGGGGGTATGCGCCGGTCGGAGATCGTGGGCCTTGACCGCGCCGATTATGACGCCTCTACCGGGGAGCTTCGAGTGCGCGGGAAGGGCTCCAAGGAGCGGTTGGTCTACGTGGACAATGGCGCGCGGGATGCTCTGGAAGACTGGCTGCTTGTGCGGGGAGATGAGCCGGGCCCGCTCATGGTGCCGATCAACAAGGGCGGGGCTCTGCAATGGCGGCGCATGACGGATCAGGCGGTGTACGGGATCCTGCGCAAGCGTGCGGGGCAGGCGGTAGTGGAGCAAGTCAGCCCCCACGATCTGCGACGCAGTTTCGTGTCAGACCTGCTGGATGCCGGGGCGGATATCAGCACGGTGGCGAAACTCGCAGGTCATGCCAATGTTCAGACCACGGCGCGCTATGACCGCCGGGGCGAGGAGGCCAAGCGCAAGGCGGCGGCTTTATTGCATGTCCCTTATCGGCGGAAGGGGTGA